In Prescottella soli, a genomic segment contains:
- a CDS encoding phosphotransferase family protein has product MTTESVMPDGVEAKITTTETDLEDLRGRLEGWLADRLDADTVLCVYNLSRPGHSGMSSVSVLFDLDWTAQGVPHTAHLVARLAPEATAFPVFPGYDLQHQFDVMAAVRKHSDVPVPHVRWVETSAEPLGSPFLVMERVSGAVPVDNPPYVFGGWLHELDADGREALQEASVRVLARVHAIEDPAAKAPSLAVRSGESSLRRHFENERAYYEWTRRNDGLRIPVLERAFDWLEAHWPAEPSPDVLCWGDSRIGNIMYDGTSPAAVLDWESAVLAPRELDLGWFLFFHRCFQDLAEQFSMPGLPEMFRRPDVVAQYENAAGAQVRDLDFYLVYAALRHGIVMSQIERRRIHFGEVEIPENPDEYVLHHRMLAQLIDETYEWEK; this is encoded by the coding sequence ATGACCACCGAGAGCGTGATGCCTGACGGTGTGGAAGCGAAGATCACCACGACGGAGACCGATCTGGAGGACCTGCGGGGGCGGTTGGAGGGATGGCTCGCCGACCGACTGGACGCCGACACCGTGCTGTGTGTGTACAACCTCAGCCGTCCGGGACACTCCGGGATGTCCAGTGTCTCTGTGCTCTTCGATCTCGACTGGACCGCGCAGGGTGTTCCGCACACCGCGCACCTGGTTGCGCGGCTCGCTCCCGAGGCCACCGCCTTCCCTGTGTTTCCGGGATACGACCTGCAGCATCAGTTCGACGTCATGGCCGCGGTCCGCAAGCACAGCGACGTGCCGGTTCCACACGTGCGGTGGGTCGAGACCTCGGCGGAGCCGCTGGGAAGCCCCTTCCTGGTGATGGAGAGGGTCAGCGGGGCCGTGCCGGTGGACAACCCGCCGTACGTCTTCGGTGGGTGGCTGCACGAGCTCGACGCCGACGGGCGGGAAGCCTTGCAGGAGGCCAGCGTCCGGGTTCTGGCACGGGTACACGCGATCGAGGATCCGGCCGCGAAGGCTCCGTCGCTGGCGGTTCGGTCCGGAGAGTCGAGCCTGCGCCGCCACTTCGAGAACGAGCGTGCGTACTACGAATGGACAAGGCGGAACGATGGACTGCGCATCCCTGTGCTCGAGCGGGCATTCGACTGGCTCGAGGCGCACTGGCCGGCCGAGCCGTCGCCCGACGTGCTGTGCTGGGGCGATTCGCGGATCGGCAACATCATGTACGACGGGACGTCACCGGCTGCGGTGCTGGACTGGGAATCCGCGGTACTCGCTCCGCGCGAGCTCGATCTGGGTTGGTTCCTCTTCTTCCACCGGTGCTTCCAGGACCTGGCCGAGCAGTTCTCGATGCCGGGACTACCCGAGATGTTCCGGCGGCCCGACGTTGTCGCGCAGTACGAGAACGCAGCCGGGGCACAGGTTCGCGATCTCGACTTCTACCTCGTGTACGCGGCACTGCGGCACGGCATCGTGATGTCGCAGATCGAGCGCAGACGGATCCATTTCGGCGAGGTGGAGATCCCCGAGAACCCCGACGAGTACGTGCTGCACCACCGCATGCTCGCGCAGTTGATCGACGAAACCTACGAATGGGAGAAGTGA
- a CDS encoding TetR/AcrR family transcriptional regulator, protein MSSRHPVPTTESGTRRANKGEERRAAILDAVESLLEDRSLDEISISDISRAAGVTRSAFYFYFDNKAKAVAALSRTVYGEMRDGAGAYLGREGSPREMIEGLITEVIGTWERHPNLYRALRDARDSDPAVREMWDFDRFSFVDPVASVIDAERTSGRAIEGPDSRALAVVLLDMNDRAVESLSRGGMGALTPAAAREALVAVWLNTIYGSKQ, encoded by the coding sequence ATGAGCAGCCGTCACCCCGTGCCCACCACCGAATCCGGTACCCGGAGGGCGAACAAGGGGGAGGAGCGCCGGGCCGCGATCCTCGACGCAGTCGAAAGTCTGCTCGAGGATCGCAGCCTCGACGAGATCAGCATCAGTGACATCTCGCGCGCCGCGGGTGTCACGCGGTCGGCGTTCTATTTCTACTTCGACAACAAGGCCAAGGCCGTCGCGGCCCTGTCCCGGACCGTCTACGGCGAGATGCGCGACGGTGCAGGTGCATACCTCGGACGGGAAGGCAGCCCGAGGGAGATGATCGAGGGTCTGATCACCGAGGTGATCGGGACCTGGGAACGTCACCCCAACCTGTACCGAGCTCTGCGTGACGCGCGGGATTCCGATCCCGCGGTGCGCGAGATGTGGGATTTCGACCGCTTCAGCTTCGTCGATCCGGTGGCGTCGGTGATCGACGCCGAACGGACGTCGGGGCGGGCGATCGAAGGACCGGACAGCCGGGCGCTCGCCGTGGTTCTACTCGACATGAACGATCGCGCCGTCGAGAGTCTGTCGCGAGGCGGGATGGGGGCGCTCACCCCCGCCGCGGCCCGCGAGGCTCTTGTTGCGGTGTGGCTCAACACAATCTATGGGAGCAAACAGTGA
- a CDS encoding NAD(P)-dependent alcohol dehydrogenase: MRALQLVDYGRIAVVDTEIPEIGPGEVLIEVAGSGLCHSDIHMRHSPMTMIPPPMTLGHETAGRVAALGDGVDSLTVGDAVLVFLVWSCGTCRACVQGRENSCERSMGRQGMPLCPGLAANGGMAEYMKVDARFVEPLGDLDPVTAGPLADAGLTTYHAIDGARDRLGPGTTAVVLGIGGLGHTAVQILAATTATRIIAVDSAEEKLELATTLGADHAFASDASCVEKILELTDGIGVDAVFDCVGVQGTVDIATQVIGRDGALRVLGLGGGKFDWTGFALPWGATVRTSYAGTRADQRAVIDLARRGLVTIEAETFPLEDAVAAFDALEAGKIKGRAILVPGRG, encoded by the coding sequence ATGCGCGCCTTGCAGCTGGTTGATTACGGCCGAATCGCGGTCGTCGACACGGAGATCCCGGAGATCGGGCCCGGCGAGGTACTGATCGAGGTGGCCGGGTCCGGACTGTGCCACTCGGACATCCACATGCGGCACTCGCCGATGACGATGATCCCGCCGCCCATGACGCTCGGGCACGAAACCGCTGGGCGCGTAGCCGCACTCGGCGACGGGGTCGATTCCCTCACGGTCGGCGACGCGGTCCTCGTCTTTCTGGTGTGGAGTTGCGGCACGTGCCGGGCCTGCGTTCAGGGGCGCGAGAACTCCTGCGAGCGGTCGATGGGCCGGCAGGGCATGCCCCTGTGTCCGGGGCTCGCGGCGAACGGCGGTATGGCCGAGTACATGAAGGTCGACGCGCGTTTCGTGGAACCGCTCGGCGACCTCGACCCCGTCACCGCGGGGCCGCTGGCCGACGCCGGTCTCACCACCTATCACGCGATCGACGGTGCCCGCGACCGGCTCGGTCCGGGCACGACGGCGGTGGTGCTGGGAATCGGCGGCCTGGGGCACACCGCGGTCCAGATCCTCGCGGCGACCACCGCGACCCGGATCATCGCGGTGGACTCGGCGGAGGAGAAGCTCGAACTGGCCACCACACTGGGCGCCGACCACGCCTTCGCCAGTGACGCGTCGTGCGTGGAGAAGATCCTCGAGCTGACCGACGGGATCGGCGTCGACGCGGTCTTCGACTGCGTCGGCGTGCAGGGGACCGTCGACATCGCCACCCAGGTCATCGGACGCGACGGCGCCCTGCGCGTGCTCGGACTGGGCGGCGGCAAGTTCGACTGGACGGGGTTCGCGCTGCCGTGGGGCGCCACCGTGCGCACCAGCTACGCCGGCACCCGCGCCGACCAGCGTGCGGTGATCGACCTCGCGCGGCGCGGGCTCGTGACGATCGAGGCCGAGACCTTCCCGCTCGAGGACGCCGTCGCGGCGTTCGATGCCCTCGAGGCCGGGAAGATCAAGGGCCGGGCGATCCTGGTGCCGGGCAGGGGATAG
- a CDS encoding nuclear transport factor 2 family protein: protein MGEPTGALTLTAAEQLLAIEEIKKVFSARLRVMDTKQWDLYGPLHTEDVVTETWGGLPDDKQPTAGGQSNRASGREHLTDSIRGMLGSSTHVTTAHHAHTPEITLTSDTTATGIWAMEDELWWTNGDTEEHLHGYGHYHEEYRNVDGKWLISYRKLTRLRETHTPNFFDYMGAL, encoded by the coding sequence ATGGGTGAGCCCACCGGCGCATTGACTCTGACCGCGGCCGAGCAGTTGCTCGCGATCGAGGAGATCAAGAAAGTGTTCTCGGCGCGCCTGCGCGTCATGGACACCAAGCAGTGGGATCTGTACGGGCCCCTGCACACCGAGGACGTCGTCACCGAGACGTGGGGTGGGCTGCCCGACGACAAGCAGCCGACGGCGGGCGGCCAGTCCAACCGCGCCTCCGGACGCGAGCATCTCACCGACTCGATCCGCGGCATGCTCGGATCGTCGACGCACGTGACCACGGCGCATCACGCGCACACCCCGGAGATCACCCTCACCTCCGACACCACGGCCACCGGCATCTGGGCCATGGAGGACGAACTGTGGTGGACCAACGGCGACACCGAGGAACACCTCCACGGCTACGGCCACTACCACGAGGAGTACCGCAACGTCGACGGCAAGTGGCTCATCAGCTACCGCAAGCTCACCCGACTGCGCGAAACCCACACTCCCAACTTCTTCGACTACATGGGAGCTCTGTGA
- a CDS encoding TetR/AcrR family transcriptional regulator: protein MTESTTRRREILDAAAELFAGKGVGATPIREIADRVGVVPGALYHHFPSKQAMADELAAEYLDNLRTRYRSIDARNLDPRSRLRAIVNASLAAAQENPHATAVYQDELSRLRDASPHARAGDLADEIKQTWLETIEDGKRQGTFRSDLPADVFRRLIRDSMWLSIKWHEADDAYPTARLAEDYVSIFLDGFAVDGSGAHRADGRGPARAAA, encoded by the coding sequence GTGACGGAGTCGACGACGCGGCGGCGGGAGATCCTCGACGCTGCCGCCGAACTGTTCGCCGGCAAGGGTGTGGGCGCCACGCCGATCCGGGAGATCGCCGATCGGGTCGGCGTCGTGCCCGGTGCGCTCTACCACCATTTCCCGTCGAAGCAGGCGATGGCCGACGAACTGGCCGCCGAGTACCTCGACAACCTGCGCACCCGCTACCGGTCGATCGACGCCCGGAACCTCGACCCCCGGTCCCGGCTGCGCGCAATCGTGAACGCGTCCCTGGCTGCGGCGCAGGAGAACCCGCACGCGACGGCGGTGTACCAGGACGAGCTGTCGCGGCTCCGTGACGCGTCGCCTCACGCCCGGGCCGGTGACCTCGCCGACGAGATCAAGCAGACGTGGCTCGAGACGATCGAGGACGGCAAGCGCCAGGGCACGTTCCGCAGCGATCTGCCGGCGGACGTGTTCCGCCGACTCATCCGCGACAGCATGTGGCTGTCGATCAAGTGGCACGAGGCGGACGACGCGTATCCGACCGCGCGCCTGGCCGAGGACTACGTATCGATCTTCCTGGACGGCTTCGCGGTCGATGGGTCGGGCGCTCACCGTGCCGACGGACGCGGTCCGGCGCGCGCGGCAGCCTGA
- a CDS encoding nuclear transport factor 2 family protein — MSGAVESPQTESVTLSPEEQLLAIEEIKRLFAARLRVMDTKQWDGYGPLHTDDVVSESWGAGSRVVGPEALTAAIRNTLDGNVSVTTAHHGHTPEITLTSDTTATGIWAMEDELWWTNGDTEEHLHGYGHYREEYRRVDGKWLISYRTLTRLRETSTPNFYDYRQTSRPSR, encoded by the coding sequence ATGAGCGGTGCCGTCGAATCCCCGCAAACCGAGTCCGTGACCCTCTCCCCCGAGGAGCAGTTGCTCGCGATCGAGGAGATCAAGCGCCTCTTCGCGGCACGCCTGCGCGTCATGGACACCAAGCAGTGGGACGGCTACGGGCCCCTGCACACCGACGACGTCGTCAGCGAGTCGTGGGGTGCGGGCAGTCGCGTCGTCGGCCCGGAGGCCCTCACCGCGGCGATTCGGAACACCCTGGACGGCAACGTCTCTGTCACCACCGCGCACCACGGCCACACCCCGGAGATCACCCTCACCTCCGACACCACGGCCACCGGCATCTGGGCCATGGAGGACGAACTGTGGTGGACCAACGGCGACACCGAGGAACACCTCCACGGCTACGGCCACTACCGCGAGGAATACCGCAGGGTCGACGGCAAGTGGCTCATCAGCTACCGCACGCTCACCCGACTCCGCGAGACGTCCACCCCGAATTTCTACGACTACCGCCAAACCTCCCGGCCGTCGCGCTAG
- a CDS encoding alpha/beta hydrolase — protein MDFPVQGTTCSAWHYPGESDAFLTAAGRPCVVMAHGFGGTVDSGLEGFAEGLAAAGLDVLAFDYRGFGRSGGQVRQTISIRGQLEDYAAAIAAARRLDGVDPDRIVAWGVSLAGGHVLSLGASDPSLAALISLTPATDARAASAASMRHYNPGHLAKSGFAAVRDKVASARGGVGVTIPLTARPGEVAALALPGIYEDYLSIAGPSWRNEVSARSFLEIGSYRPVTVADKVTAPLLVQIGDLDRSAPPHAAAKAAERARAEVRHYPCDHFDVYPGKPWFDQALEHQILFLRRHLAVDAVSSIEEDADARLAAG, from the coding sequence GTGGACTTCCCCGTACAGGGGACCACCTGCTCGGCCTGGCACTACCCAGGCGAGAGTGACGCCTTCCTGACCGCGGCCGGCCGGCCGTGCGTCGTGATGGCACACGGATTCGGCGGAACCGTCGACTCGGGGCTCGAAGGGTTCGCCGAGGGTCTGGCCGCGGCCGGTCTCGACGTCCTTGCGTTCGACTACCGCGGCTTTGGCCGCAGTGGTGGACAAGTGCGGCAGACGATTTCGATCCGCGGCCAGCTCGAGGACTATGCCGCGGCGATTGCGGCGGCCCGACGCCTCGACGGCGTCGACCCCGACCGCATCGTGGCCTGGGGCGTATCGCTCGCGGGCGGCCACGTGCTCAGCCTCGGGGCGAGCGACCCGAGCCTGGCCGCGTTGATCTCGTTGACGCCGGCGACGGACGCCCGCGCGGCGTCGGCGGCATCGATGCGTCACTACAACCCCGGACACCTGGCGAAGAGCGGGTTCGCCGCAGTCCGCGACAAGGTTGCGTCGGCCCGCGGCGGAGTCGGCGTCACGATTCCGCTCACCGCGCGTCCGGGCGAGGTGGCGGCGCTTGCGCTGCCCGGGATCTACGAGGACTACCTGTCGATCGCCGGTCCGAGTTGGCGGAACGAGGTCAGTGCGCGGTCCTTCCTGGAGATCGGCTCGTACCGGCCGGTGACCGTCGCCGACAAGGTGACGGCGCCGTTGCTGGTGCAGATCGGCGACCTCGACCGCAGCGCGCCCCCGCACGCGGCGGCCAAGGCCGCGGAGCGTGCGCGGGCGGAGGTGCGGCACTACCCGTGCGACCACTTCGACGTCTACCCCGGCAAGCCGTGGTTCGATCAGGCGCTCGAGCACCAGATCCTGTTCCTGCGTCGGCATCTCGCGGTGGATGCCGTCTCGTCGATCGAGGAGGACGCCGATGCGCGCCTTGCAGCTGGTTGA
- a CDS encoding flavin-containing monooxygenase: MAKPVTCIIGAGISGLTAGKMLTDYDIPYECFESSDRIGGNWAFGNPNGHSSAYRSLHIDTSKTRLSFKDFPIPQELPDFPHHTDIKRYLDDYAEAFGLLDRISFRNGVEHAERLPGGGWEILTQDGETRRFDFLVIGNGHHWDPRLPDFPGEFTGESIHSHAYIDPETPLHLRDKRILIVGLGNSAADIAVELSHRTLRNKVTLSTRSGAWVVPKYAFGVPADTLIQTIPQIPLSWQRRMGRRGPIFLSGRPEKFGLPKPDHHFGEAHPTQSQELYIRLGSGDLNARPNIERLDGETVHFVDGTSQDFDVIIYATGYNITFPFFDEDFLSAPGNNFPLYKRIFKPGFDDLAFIGFAQSAPTLFPFVECQSRTLAAYLAGTYRPPSADEMNRVIKEDEARFVGHFNNRPRHTQQVDYYIYEHEMRTKELPAGLDRVRRSGPVRFAGVPA, encoded by the coding sequence ATGGCGAAACCCGTGACATGCATCATCGGAGCCGGGATCAGCGGCCTGACCGCCGGCAAGATGCTCACCGACTACGACATCCCCTACGAGTGCTTCGAGAGTTCCGACCGGATCGGCGGCAACTGGGCGTTCGGAAATCCGAACGGACATTCGAGTGCCTACCGCTCGCTGCACATCGACACGTCGAAGACTCGGTTGTCGTTCAAGGACTTCCCGATTCCTCAGGAACTCCCGGACTTCCCGCACCACACCGACATCAAGCGGTATCTCGACGACTATGCCGAGGCCTTCGGGCTGCTCGACCGGATCAGTTTCCGGAACGGCGTCGAGCACGCGGAGCGACTGCCCGGTGGCGGGTGGGAGATCCTCACGCAGGACGGCGAGACACGTCGTTTCGACTTCCTCGTCATCGGGAACGGGCACCACTGGGACCCCCGGCTCCCGGACTTTCCCGGCGAGTTCACGGGGGAGTCGATCCACTCCCATGCGTACATCGATCCCGAGACGCCGCTGCATCTGCGGGACAAGCGAATTCTCATCGTCGGCCTCGGTAACAGCGCGGCGGACATCGCGGTGGAGCTCTCGCACCGAACCCTGCGGAACAAGGTCACGCTCTCGACCCGTTCGGGCGCCTGGGTCGTGCCCAAGTACGCGTTCGGTGTCCCGGCCGACACGCTGATCCAGACGATCCCGCAGATCCCGCTGTCCTGGCAGCGCCGGATGGGCCGACGGGGCCCGATCTTCCTGTCGGGTCGCCCGGAGAAGTTCGGGTTGCCCAAGCCCGACCATCACTTCGGCGAGGCGCATCCCACGCAGTCGCAGGAGCTCTACATTCGCCTGGGCTCGGGTGACCTGAATGCGCGGCCGAACATCGAGCGGCTCGACGGCGAGACGGTCCACTTCGTCGACGGCACGAGCCAGGACTTCGACGTCATCATCTACGCCACCGGCTACAACATCACGTTCCCGTTCTTCGACGAGGATTTCCTGAGCGCGCCCGGCAACAATTTCCCCCTGTACAAGCGCATTTTCAAGCCCGGTTTCGACGATCTCGCATTCATCGGCTTCGCGCAGTCGGCGCCGACGCTGTTCCCGTTCGTCGAATGCCAGTCCCGAACGCTCGCCGCGTACCTGGCCGGCACCTACCGGCCGCCGTCGGCTGACGAGATGAACCGCGTCATCAAGGAGGACGAGGCGCGTTTCGTGGGTCACTTCAACAACCGGCCCCGGCACACCCAGCAGGTGGACTACTACATCTACGAGCACGAGATGCGGACCAAGGAGTTGCCCGCCGGGCTCGACCGGGTGCGCAGGAGCGGCCCGGTCCGATTCGCCGGTGTCCCGGCATGA
- a CDS encoding 12-oxophytodienoate reductase — protein MSALFAPLTVRSLELKNRIAMSPMTRHGSPGGVPTDDVVAYYRRRAEGGTALIVTEGTAIEHPSAVDADTVPVMYGEAALAGWRKVVDAVHAAGGKIVPQLWHVGPLFGAMGPVGDVTPMRPSGHWGSVGNTMYSDEYVEQMRPVTAAMTEQDIADVIAAYAAAARNAIDVGFDGIALHGGHGYLLDAFLWEPSNQRDGEWGGDLQRRTRFPAEVVKAIRREIGDDYPIIFRFSQHKQQDFASKIAQTPEELGVILNALVDAGVDILDASIRRFYAPAFEGSDLSLAGWAKKVTGATVMAVGSVGLDSALNEQVIVGLPQMSDNIPDLMRRMDEGEFDLVAIGRLHMADPAISQRLRDGDPMPEFDRKVHEGRLY, from the coding sequence ATGTCCGCCCTCTTCGCGCCGCTCACGGTCCGCTCCCTCGAGCTGAAGAACCGAATCGCGATGTCGCCCATGACGCGTCACGGCTCGCCCGGCGGCGTTCCCACCGACGACGTCGTCGCCTACTACCGGCGTCGCGCCGAGGGCGGAACCGCGCTGATCGTCACCGAGGGCACCGCGATCGAGCACCCGTCGGCGGTCGATGCCGACACCGTCCCGGTGATGTACGGCGAAGCGGCCCTGGCGGGTTGGCGCAAGGTCGTCGACGCGGTGCACGCCGCGGGCGGCAAGATCGTCCCGCAGTTGTGGCATGTCGGACCGCTCTTCGGCGCGATGGGACCGGTCGGTGACGTCACGCCCATGCGTCCGTCCGGACACTGGGGCAGCGTCGGCAACACGATGTACTCCGACGAGTACGTCGAGCAGATGCGTCCGGTGACGGCGGCGATGACCGAGCAGGACATCGCGGACGTCATCGCGGCCTACGCGGCCGCCGCGCGCAACGCGATCGACGTCGGATTCGACGGCATCGCGCTGCACGGTGGGCACGGCTACCTCCTCGACGCGTTCCTGTGGGAGCCGAGCAACCAGCGCGACGGCGAGTGGGGCGGAGACCTGCAGCGCCGCACGCGATTCCCCGCCGAGGTCGTCAAGGCGATCCGCCGGGAGATCGGCGACGACTACCCGATCATCTTCCGGTTCTCGCAGCACAAGCAGCAGGATTTCGCGTCGAAGATCGCGCAGACACCCGAGGAGCTCGGCGTGATCCTGAACGCCCTGGTGGACGCCGGCGTCGACATCCTCGACGCGAGCATCCGCCGCTTCTACGCACCCGCGTTCGAGGGCAGCGATCTCTCCCTGGCCGGCTGGGCGAAGAAGGTCACCGGCGCCACCGTCATGGCCGTCGGCAGCGTCGGACTCGACAGCGCGCTCAACGAGCAGGTCATCGTGGGGCTGCCGCAAATGTCGGACAACATCCCGGACCTGATGCGCCGCATGGACGAGGGCGAGTTCGACCTCGTCGCGATCGGACGGCTCCACATGGCCGATCCGGCCATCTCGCAGCGACTGCGCGACGGCGATCCGATGCCCGAGTTCGACCGCAAGGTCCACGAGGGTCGTCTCTACTGA
- a CDS encoding DUF7064 domain-containing protein produces MKPVPLDEFPVHQSPLSMARVATSDRNFYDRCYFNAHDRTGDVFLVTGLGVYPNLGVVDAFATVRQGDSQVAVRFSDALDERSTDTAVCGYRIEVVKPLETIRLICEHEDLSFDMTWEGSFPSVLEEHHMLMAGPRPILDATRFAQVGSWSGTMSVGGRDLTVDPQTWTGTRDRSWGIRPVGEPDPQGRMGDEPTGGHWWTYVPLRFDDFALMVIVQESPDGYRTLSHATRVFADGRVEQLGWPRIEIGYSSGTRHPVWARMHLTTPAGEPLVVEIETVGFVALNVGAGYGGDSDWTHGEWRGRNWSSSSVYDLTAPEIVGKLPYGTIDHIAKATCDGREGWGMFEHAVMGRHDPSGFVGWLDMAP; encoded by the coding sequence ATGAAGCCGGTTCCGCTCGACGAGTTCCCGGTCCACCAGTCGCCGTTGTCGATGGCCCGGGTGGCCACCAGCGACCGAAACTTCTACGACCGTTGCTACTTCAATGCACACGACCGCACGGGTGACGTCTTCCTCGTGACGGGGCTCGGCGTGTACCCGAATCTCGGTGTCGTCGACGCCTTCGCGACGGTGCGGCAGGGTGATTCGCAGGTGGCGGTGCGATTCTCGGACGCCCTGGACGAGCGGTCGACTGACACCGCGGTCTGCGGGTACAGGATCGAGGTCGTCAAGCCGCTGGAGACGATCCGGTTGATCTGCGAGCACGAGGACCTGTCGTTCGACATGACATGGGAGGGCTCGTTTCCCTCGGTGCTCGAGGAGCACCACATGCTGATGGCCGGACCGCGGCCGATCCTGGACGCGACCCGGTTCGCGCAGGTCGGCAGCTGGTCCGGGACGATGTCGGTGGGTGGCCGCGACCTGACCGTGGACCCGCAGACCTGGACGGGGACGCGCGATCGTTCGTGGGGTATCCGCCCGGTCGGTGAACCGGATCCGCAGGGACGGATGGGGGACGAGCCCACCGGCGGCCACTGGTGGACCTACGTGCCGCTTCGCTTCGACGACTTCGCACTCATGGTGATCGTCCAGGAGTCCCCGGACGGGTACCGCACCCTCAGCCACGCGACCCGCGTGTTCGCGGACGGCCGTGTCGAGCAGCTCGGGTGGCCGCGTATCGAGATCGGCTACAGCAGTGGCACACGGCATCCCGTGTGGGCGCGGATGCACCTCACGACGCCGGCGGGTGAGCCCCTCGTCGTCGAAATCGAGACGGTCGGCTTCGTGGCACTCAACGTCGGTGCCGGGTACGGCGGCGACTCGGATTGGACGCACGGCGAATGGCGCGGCCGGAACTGGTCGTCGTCGTCGGTGTACGACCTCACCGCGCCCGAGATCGTCGGCAAGCTCCCGTACGGCACCATCGACCACATCGCGAAGGCGACCTGTGACGGCCGGGAGGGCTGGGGCATGTTCGAGCACGCCGTCATGGGCCGCCACGATCCGTCGGGATTCGTGGGCTGGCTCGACATGGCTCCCTGA
- a CDS encoding enoyl-CoA hydratase-related protein yields the protein MTVRYERDGRVLVVRIEREERRNAIDRETAEGLEESFDLLDDDDELWVGVVTGTERVFSAGTDIRERADLRMPRGGEYGIIRRQRVKPLIAAVEGYALGGGFEIALACDLVVAARTAEFGLPEARRGLVASSGALFRAPRALPINVARELLITGRTLSAERAFGLGVVNEVTEPGGALAGAMTMAREVCEASPVSVRESLRALDALTSADDARGWEATADALRVVLDSDDFRTGIEAFAARREPVWRGR from the coding sequence ATGACGGTGCGGTACGAGCGGGACGGACGTGTCCTCGTGGTTCGGATCGAACGCGAGGAACGCCGCAACGCGATCGATCGAGAGACCGCCGAAGGCCTGGAGGAGTCATTCGACCTCCTGGACGACGACGACGAGCTGTGGGTCGGTGTCGTGACGGGAACGGAGCGAGTGTTTTCCGCCGGTACCGACATTCGCGAGCGGGCGGACCTGCGCATGCCCCGCGGCGGCGAGTACGGGATCATCCGACGCCAGCGGGTCAAGCCGCTGATCGCCGCGGTCGAAGGCTATGCACTCGGCGGAGGATTCGAGATCGCGCTGGCGTGCGATCTCGTGGTCGCGGCCCGGACGGCTGAGTTCGGGCTGCCCGAGGCGCGCCGCGGCCTGGTCGCCAGCTCGGGTGCGCTCTTCCGCGCCCCTCGTGCGCTGCCGATCAACGTGGCACGCGAGTTGCTGATCACCGGTCGAACACTCTCGGCGGAGCGTGCTTTCGGGCTGGGGGTGGTCAACGAGGTCACCGAACCCGGCGGGGCGCTCGCGGGAGCGATGACGATGGCGCGTGAGGTGTGCGAGGCTTCGCCGGTCTCGGTGCGTGAGAGCCTGCGCGCGCTCGACGCGCTCACCTCGGCTGACGACGCACGCGGGTGGGAGGCCACCGCCGACGCCCTGCGGGTGGTTCTCGACTCGGACGACTTCCGGACGGGCATCGAGGCCTTCGCGGCGCGCCGCGAGCCGGTGTGGCGCGGGCGGTAG
- a CDS encoding pyridoxamine 5'-phosphate oxidase family protein: MAQRRGKAIAMSSEEVDAFLAAERTCRVATAAGDGRPHVAPLWFVWDGEYLWLNSIVKSKRWSDLQRDPRIAVVIDAGEQFHELHGVEIGGAAEVVGEVPRTSTPDHSVANAELLFARKYMGGDHFIADGRHAWLRIKADEVVSWDFRKNAVLQQWSR, translated from the coding sequence ATGGCGCAACGCAGAGGCAAGGCCATAGCGATGAGCAGCGAGGAGGTCGACGCCTTTCTCGCAGCCGAGCGCACCTGTCGGGTCGCGACGGCAGCCGGCGACGGCCGCCCGCACGTGGCCCCGTTGTGGTTCGTCTGGGACGGCGAGTACCTGTGGCTCAACTCGATCGTGAAGAGCAAGCGCTGGTCTGATCTGCAGCGGGATCCGCGGATCGCGGTCGTGATCGACGCGGGCGAGCAGTTCCACGAGCTCCACGGCGTCGAAATCGGCGGCGCCGCGGAAGTTGTCGGCGAGGTCCCGCGCACCTCGACGCCCGACCACTCGGTCGCGAACGCGGAGTTACTGTTCGCCCGCAAGTACATGGGTGGTGACCACTTCATCGCCGACGGTCGGCACGCGTGGCTGCGGATCAAGGCCGACGAGGTCGTCAGCTGGGACTTCCGGAAGAACGCTGTGCTGCAGCAGTGGTCGCGCTAG